One segment of Nostoc flagelliforme CCNUN1 DNA contains the following:
- a CDS encoding class I SAM-dependent methyltransferase, which produces MTYLLGVTNPNGLQHSDKILDFGCGTAALADLLRDVNIQASYTGVDIVDEFLDCGRAKHPHHHFCKQGDIQPNQTFDYIFISGTFNNYTGNNELFFETTMRWCWRHCSHAIAFNLFSTYVDYQDSGLWYKAPEQTIQFIKSNFGHSTPFQMLNDYVLPSGAIPSEYTVYVYRQPTK; this is translated from the coding sequence TTGACATACCTGCTTGGCGTTACGAACCCTAACGGACTTCAGCATTCAGACAAAATCTTAGACTTCGGCTGCGGGACGGCTGCCCTTGCTGACCTACTGCGAGACGTGAACATCCAAGCAAGCTACACGGGCGTCGATATCGTTGACGAATTCCTAGACTGTGGCAGAGCGAAGCATCCACACCATCACTTCTGCAAACAGGGCGACATCCAGCCAAACCAGACATTCGACTACATCTTTATCTCTGGCACGTTCAACAACTACACTGGCAACAACGAACTGTTTTTCGAGACAACTATGCGCTGGTGCTGGCGACATTGCAGCCATGCGATCGCCTTCAACCTTTTTTCGACATACGTTGACTACCAGGATTCGGGACTGTGGTACAAAGCCCCTGAGCAAACAATTCAGTTCATCAAGTCCAACTTCGGTCACTCAACTCCATTCCAGATGCTCAACGACTACGTGCTACCAAGCGGGGCAATTCCCAGCGAATACACCGTCTACGTTTACAGGCAGCCGACAAAATAA
- a CDS encoding SAP domain-containing protein, producing MELQSVLTLVIESVLIGFAALVVFDFVNGLTALTATEVLVATPATVPVRLNVELVAKLPDPWEGEIVPMTRMLQPSALIFQLCLPDATPVPVVAEPALDFSKLKLKDLKAECSKRGIVPDGNKSKSATWLNALVAASK from the coding sequence ATGGAATTGCAATCTGTACTCACCTTAGTAATTGAATCAGTTTTGATAGGCTTCGCTGCACTTGTAGTTTTTGATTTTGTTAATGGATTGACTGCTTTGACCGCCACAGAAGTTTTGGTTGCTACGCCTGCTACAGTTCCAGTCAGATTGAACGTAGAATTGGTCGCCAAACTGCCAGATCCTTGGGAGGGTGAAATCGTCCCGATGACTCGAATGCTCCAGCCATCGGCATTGATTTTCCAGCTTTGCCTGCCCGATGCCACGCCAGTACCAGTAGTAGCTGAACCAGCCTTAGACTTTAGCAAACTGAAGCTGAAGGATTTGAAGGCAGAATGTAGCAAGCGTGGCATCGTCCCGGATGGGAACAAGTCGAAGTCTGCGACTTGGTTGAACGCTCTGGTTGCTGCTAGCAAGTAA
- a CDS encoding WbqC family protein: MTTLAVMQPGYLPWLGFFDKARLCDVFVIYDSVQYVKNDFHNRNRIRSLDDWVWLTVPVQAQGFPAIADVKIDNARLWGRKHAATIRQAYGKAPYFGDYWEDIEGLLGQQWDRLVDLQMGFIRLHLDWLGFRPRVVMASSLPIESEDRNLKLVEMCQLFGATIYLSGDVAKDYLDVSLFAAVGVEVKWQGWLNPVYPQFREGFMPQLAAIDLLMNCGKESSKYFEGASQVPVVRNPVLMPNGGELGVTGVGC; this comes from the coding sequence ATGACGACGTTGGCTGTAATGCAACCAGGGTATCTGCCGTGGCTAGGTTTTTTTGACAAGGCTCGGTTGTGTGATGTGTTTGTGATTTATGACAGTGTGCAGTACGTCAAAAACGACTTCCACAACCGCAACCGGATTCGCAGTCTTGATGACTGGGTATGGTTGACAGTTCCAGTCCAGGCGCAGGGCTTCCCGGCGATCGCTGACGTGAAGATAGATAACGCTCGGCTCTGGGGGCGGAAGCACGCGGCGACGATTCGACAGGCGTATGGGAAAGCCCCGTATTTTGGGGATTACTGGGAAGACATAGAAGGGTTGCTTGGTCAGCAATGGGATCGCCTGGTTGATTTGCAGATGGGGTTTATAAGGCTGCACCTGGACTGGCTAGGCTTTCGACCAAGGGTAGTAATGGCGTCTAGTTTGCCCATTGAGTCAGAAGATAGGAATTTGAAGTTAGTAGAGATGTGCCAGCTTTTTGGAGCTACTATTTATTTGTCTGGTGACGTTGCCAAGGACTACTTGGATGTAAGTTTGTTCGCTGCTGTTGGCGTTGAGGTGAAGTGGCAGGGGTGGCTGAATCCGGTGTACCCGCAGTTTCGAGAAGGGTTCATGCCACAGCTTGCAGCGATCGATTTGCTAATGAACTGCGGAAAAGAGTCGTCAAAGTACTTTGAGGGCGCAAGCCAAGTTCCTGTTGTGCGTAATCCAGTATTAATGCCGAACGGGGGTGAACTTGGTGTTACCGGAGTTGGCTGCTAG